The following proteins are encoded in a genomic region of Arcobacter cloacae:
- a CDS encoding AAA family ATPase: MITRVYLKDCLSFEEIDLEFNKGLNIFTGPSGAGKSILMQSILSLFALSDVKASMSEVILSYTKICDENFDISIDDEIIIKSIKKDKVRYFLNNQTISKKNLSEFSSKLIKHLNLKDTSEFDSSKLIDFLDKLSSKNKKEFIKTKNEFDELYKQLSLINKELEKISEDEKKLEDLKEFAKFEIDKIEQINPTVDEYEELNSLKKRLAKKEKIEVAIKKASGIFEFNHNVILALESMEVDSSFFDEAMNELTNIFEKFSDSLHELEDTNIEKILDRIEKLSSLQKRFGSIQECLKYKEEKKKELESYENIFFHKQNLEKKFDELNIKIEEISIELSKFRKESALILEEKINYYLKFLYLSNAKIIIKNKKLDSNGIDEVMFELNNVSLETISSGEYNRLRLALLTSMSEFDIVDNGILFLDEIDANLSGKESDAISKVLTKLSKSYQIFAISHQPQLTSRANQHFLVDKNNKKSSVKLLNQEERIGEIARMISGEKVTQEALKFAKNLIK; the protein is encoded by the coding sequence TTGATTACAAGAGTATATTTAAAAGATTGTTTATCTTTTGAGGAAATTGATTTAGAATTTAACAAAGGATTAAATATTTTTACAGGACCAAGTGGTGCTGGAAAGTCTATATTGATGCAATCGATTTTATCACTATTTGCTTTATCTGATGTAAAAGCTTCTATGTCAGAGGTTATATTATCGTATACAAAAATTTGCGATGAAAATTTTGATATATCAATTGATGATGAAATTATAATTAAAAGTATAAAAAAAGATAAAGTAAGATATTTTTTGAATAATCAAACTATTTCTAAAAAGAATTTATCTGAATTTTCATCAAAATTAATAAAACATTTAAATTTAAAAGATACTTCAGAGTTTGATAGTTCTAAATTAATAGATTTTTTAGATAAATTGTCTTCTAAAAATAAAAAAGAATTTATTAAAACTAAAAATGAATTCGATGAATTATATAAACAATTATCTTTAATAAATAAAGAGTTAGAAAAAATAAGTGAAGATGAAAAAAAGTTAGAAGATTTAAAAGAGTTTGCAAAATTTGAAATTGATAAAATTGAGCAAATTAATCCAACAGTTGATGAGTATGAAGAATTAAACTCTTTAAAAAAAAGATTAGCAAAAAAGGAGAAAATTGAAGTTGCCATAAAAAAAGCATCAGGAATTTTTGAATTTAATCATAATGTAATTCTTGCTTTAGAATCTATGGAAGTTGATTCTTCTTTTTTTGATGAAGCTATGAATGAACTTACTAACATATTTGAAAAATTTAGTGACTCTTTACATGAACTAGAAGATACAAATATAGAAAAAATTTTAGATAGAATAGAAAAGTTATCCTCTTTACAAAAAAGATTTGGTTCAATACAAGAGTGCTTAAAATATAAAGAAGAGAAGAAAAAAGAGTTAGAATCTTATGAAAATATATTTTTTCATAAACAAAATTTAGAAAAGAAATTTGATGAATTAAATATTAAAATTGAAGAAATTTCTATTGAATTATCTAAGTTTAGAAAAGAAAGTGCACTAATTTTAGAAGAGAAAATTAATTATTATTTGAAATTTTTATATTTAAGTAATGCAAAAATTATTATAAAAAATAAAAAACTAGATTCTAATGGTATTGATGAAGTTATGTTCGAATTAAATAATGTTTCTTTAGAAACTATTAGTTCAGGAGAATATAATAGATTAAGATTAGCACTTCTTACTTCAATGAGTGAATTTGATATTGTTGATAATGGAATCTTGTTTTTAGATGAAATTGATGCAAATTTGAGTGGAAAAGAGAGTGATGCAATATCAAAAGTTTTAACAAAATTAAGTAAATCTTATCAAATATTTGCTATTTCTCATCAGCCACAGCTTACTTCAAGGGCAAATCAACATTTTTTAGTTGACAAAAATAATAAAAAATCATCTGTAAAATTATTAAATCAAGAAGAGCGAATCGGTGAAATAGCAAGGATGATAAGCGGTGAAAAAGTAACGCAAGAAGCCTTGAAATTCGCTAAAAATCTTATAAAATAA
- a CDS encoding NAD(+)/NADH kinase, with protein sequence MRIEKNFELLNNIKNVGIVLRPASPELKTTYLKIKELFENEKINVLLEENSAKMINDNGCSLEELCQKVDFLVSVGGDGTLLSVVRKSFNFEKPVLGINLGTLGFLTDICMEQLPKFIEDLKKNIYKIDNRMLIEGSVNLNKFVAFNDIVISRKSISSMIKIKAKIDGKAFNTYYGDGVIISTPTGSTAYNLSVGGPIVYPLTKAFIITPVAPHSLTQRPLVMPADFEIEFKIIDTQGAVVIVDGQDIYEVEQNQSIKINIANKKAKMLHRIQRNYFEVLNEKLRWGN encoded by the coding sequence TTGAGAATTGAAAAAAATTTTGAACTACTAAATAATATTAAAAACGTAGGAATTGTTTTAAGACCTGCAAGTCCTGAACTAAAAACAACATATTTAAAAATAAAAGAGTTATTTGAAAATGAAAAAATAAATGTTTTATTAGAAGAAAATTCTGCAAAAATGATTAATGATAATGGTTGTTCTTTGGAAGAACTGTGCCAAAAAGTTGATTTTCTTGTCTCTGTTGGTGGAGATGGAACACTTTTATCAGTGGTTAGAAAATCATTTAATTTTGAAAAACCAGTTTTGGGTATAAATCTTGGAACATTAGGATTTCTAACTGATATTTGTATGGAACAATTACCTAAATTTATTGAAGATTTGAAGAAAAATATTTATAAAATAGATAATAGAATGCTTATTGAAGGAAGTGTAAATTTAAATAAATTTGTTGCATTTAATGATATTGTTATTTCAAGAAAATCTATATCTTCAATGATTAAAATAAAAGCAAAAATAGATGGAAAAGCTTTTAATACTTATTATGGTGATGGTGTTATTATTTCTACACCTACAGGCTCAACTGCATATAATTTATCAGTTGGAGGACCAATCGTTTATCCTTTAACTAAAGCTTTTATTATAACTCCTGTTGCTCCTCATTCTTTAACTCAAAGACCTTTAGTTATGCCTGCTGATTTTGAAATAGAGTTTAAAATTATTGATACGCAAGGTGCTGTTGTGATTGTTGATGGACAAGATATCTATGAAGTTGAGCAAAATCAATCGATTAAAATAAATATAGCAAATAAAAAAGCAAAAATGTTACATAGAATTCAAAGAAATTATTTTGAAGTTTTAAATGAAAAATTAAGATGGGGAAACTAA